One Penaeus chinensis breed Huanghai No. 1 chromosome 12, ASM1920278v2, whole genome shotgun sequence DNA segment encodes these proteins:
- the LOC125031062 gene encoding serine/threonine-protein kinase 17B-like, translating into MTPGTEAEVKPISPETEAEVKPISPETEAEVKPISPETEAEVKPISLSIETKPLTEDKHIVSETKPIEPSEEKAKPSIPDLKTGPKPAQIDSTPTIPGVKTQAKVSSPQAKPAFRPVIRLIDLGSARRVSPPSASSRWGLPSGPRVVSQKDPPVLAGSPEFLAPELVRRLSVGVPADYWSLGVLIYVLVSGRSPFLGVSPEATCRNILSGEVRFPVEHFASVTDEACELTRDLLVHDPAERPDLDRVLAHPWFNMKECESVLPIQSLADFCFRRSKVATSIQEVTPHSPHFSTST; encoded by the exons ATGACACCAGGAACAGAAGCAGAGGTTAAGCCGATCTCgccagaaacagaagcagaggttAAGCCGATCTCgccagaaacagaagcagaggttAAGCCGATCTCgccagaaacagaagcagag gttAAGCCGATCTCGCTAAGTATAGAAACTAAGCCACTCACAGAAGATAAGCACATTGTTTCTGAAACTAAGCCCATCGAGCCCAGTGAAGAAAAAGCCAAGCCATCCATCCCCGACCTGAAAACGGGACCCAAGCCAGCACAGATCGATTCGACCCCAACCATTCCCGGAGTCAAAACTCAAGCCAAGGTCTCCAGCCCCCAAGCCAAGCCAGCATTTCGTCCAGTCATCCGGCTTATTGACCTCGGGAGCGCGCGTCGTGTGTCTCCTCCGTCGGCCAGTAGTCGATGGGGCCTTCCTTCAGGGCCGAGGGTGGTATCCCAGAAGGACCCCCCTGTGCTTGCAGGATCTCCCGAGTTTTTGGCTCCTGAACTGGTCCGGAGGCTGAGTGTGGGTGTTCCTGCTGACTACTGGAGCCTGGGCGTGCTGATCTACGTCCTGGTCAG CGGTCGATCTCCCTTCCTCGGCGTCTCTCCTGAGGCGACCTGCAGAAACATCCTGTCAGGAGAAGTGCGGTTTCCCGTCGAGCACTTCGCCTCAGTCACAGACGAGGCTTGCGAACTCACCCGCGATCTCCTGGTCCATGACCCTGCGGAGCGCCCTGACCTCGATCGGGTTCTGGCTCACCCCTGGTTCAATATG AAAGAGTGCGAGAGCGTCCTGCCCATCCAGAGCCTGGCGGATTTCTGCTTCAGGAGGTCGAAAGTTGCTACGTCGATTCAAGAAGTCACTCCTCACTCCCCACACTTCAGCACTTCCACTTAG
- the LOC125031033 gene encoding protein FAM186A-like: MAAKFVRKARQDESRTEAEFRILLRLRHPALARPHALYAATPKFHVFVMELVVGLPLLDWIFTREETTEAECADMLSQVVLALQYLHGHDVAYLDLKPENLLVDLVRTSEGNGEGVLRTMVGMEEAKSQVEAGVKPLKPVTWAVETEGEVLTRGVLKATSEIETEVVAETKPASTTMETETKPAIPEAIIEKRTSILEMATETKITARKTETKPVSSQTEEEVKSLSLEVRAKVTQLSFQKEEDTKPVFPEVETEIKPITPLSEKDAKTIELPAEAKPLTPKVAEAKPLTPEEAEAKSLTPEEAKAKPLTPEEAKILTPEEAKAKPLTALEAKAKPLTPLKAKEATAKPLTPEETEAKPLTPGEAKAKPLIPEETKPLTPEEAEAKPFKPEEAES; the protein is encoded by the exons ATGGCGGCCAAGTTCGTCCGAAAAGCCCGCCAGGACGAGAGCCGGACCGAAGCGGAGTTTCGGATCCTTCTGCGCCTGCGTCACCCCGCCCTCGCGCGCCCCCACGCCCTCTACGCGGCCACGCCCAAGTTTCACGTGTTCGTCATGGAGCT agTGGTGGGTCTGCCGCTGCTGGACTGGATCTTCACGCGAGAGGAGACGACGGAGGCTGAGTGCGCAGACATGCTCTCCCAAGTGGTGCTCGCGCTCCAGTATCTCCACGGCCATGATGTGGCTTATCTCGATCTGAAG CCCGAGAACCTGCTGGTGGATTTAGTGCGGACGTCGGAAGGAAACGGAGAAGGTGTACTAAGAACAATGGTTGGGATGGAAGAGGCGAAAAGCCAAGTGGAGGCTGGAGTTAAGCCACTTAAGCCAGTTACGTGGGCagtggagacagagggagaggtccTAACTCGCGGGGTTCTGAAAGCAACTTCTGAAATCGAGACGGAAGTTGTGGCAGAGACAAAGCCAGCGTCTACCACAATGGAGACAGAAACTAAGCCAGCGATTCCAGAGGCGATAATAGAGAAGAGAACATCGATTCTCGAAATGGCAACAGAAACGAAAATAACGGCACGCAAGACTGAAACTAAGCCAGTTTCATCTCAAACAGAGGAGGAAGTTAAATCACTCTCACTTGAAGTGCGGGCAAAAGTTACGCAACTTTCATTTCAAAAAGAGGAAGACACTAAGCCAGTATTCCCTGAAgtggaaacagaaataaagccaATTACACCTCTATCGGAAAAAGATGCAAAAACAATTGAACTTCca gcagaagctaagccccTTACACCTAAAgtggcagaagctaagccacttacacccgaagaggcagaagctaagtcACTTACACCTGAAGAGGCAAAGGCCAAGCCACTTACTCCTGAAGAAGCTAAGATACTTACAcctgaagag GCAAAGGCTAAGCCACTTACAGCCTTAGAGGCAAaggctaagccacttacacccttAAAGGCAAAGG AGGCAACGGCTAAACCACTTACACCTGAAGAgacagaagctaagccacttacacccggAGAGGCAAAGGCTAAGCCACTTATACCTGAAGAAACTAAGCCGCTGACacccgaagaggcagaagctaagccattTAAACCCGAAGAGGCAGAAAGCTAA